The sequence GTGACCGGCAAAGCGGTAAGGGCGAGGCGCAGAAGGCAAACGGGCGAAGGGCAAGAACCCGGAGCTAAAAGCTAGGCAGCAAAGACTGACCGCAATTTCCGGGCGCTAAGCGGAATGTCAACAACCAAAGAGAAAGGGCCAGGAGTAGGATTTTCTCCCACCCCTGGCCCATAGCTCTTTTCCCTTGCTGTTTAGCTTGGGCCGAAGCGCTGGCGGTACTCGGCCGACGAGATAAAGGCCTTGACCATCTCAGCCTTGATGAAGTCGCCATTGAACGAATTCAACTTATTGAGCCAGAAGTTGAATCCAGCGGTGTCCGGGTCGCGGCGCAGGTAACCGAAGTACTGCATCGCAACGAAGGCCGTGTTGAATTCGCGTGTCTGCATCTCTTCGGCCTCGGCTACGGCGCGAAGCACTTGCGCGCGCGTCAAAGTAGCGCCGTTCAACCCTGCCACGAGTGAGTTGCGGAAGGCGTCGGCCGCGGGGAAGTTGCCGCGGATCTCGCCCCCCGGGAACTGTGTCGTGTGGAAGTTGAGGTAGGCGCGCCCCTCACGGAGGTTACTGAGCTGCGCGGCGAGCGTCGTGGTGTTGCCTTCCGGCGCATCCCATTTACCTCTGAACGTGCCGCCGACGCCGGGAGCGAAGGGCGTCACCACCGCGTCGTTCGGATTGTTGTCGTTAAAGGGCGTGCCGATGAATCCCCAGACCACGGGGCCGTTGACGCCAGGCGCGACCGCCGCGCCCGCATGGATGTGCGCCGCGGTCAGGTTGTCGTTGGTGTCAGCGGTCTGCGCGCCGGTGAAGTCGATGTTGTTGACTGTCCCCGTCACCGTCAGCGCGGTCTGGGCGCTGTTGAACTGAAGCCGCGCCGTGCCGGACGATATGGGTCGCGCCGCGCCCGTCGTGGTTGTCGGGGTCACCGTTCCAGGCTCCTGCGCGTTCGTCATCTGCAGAACGAAGAGTCTTACCTGGCTCGGCGAAAGTCCCGCCGAGGCGAGCAGGTTGTCCACGTATTGCTCGTTCGTCAGCGTCGACGGATAAGCAGCGACGAACTGGGGACGCGTCACGAACTGGTTGAAATACGCGACCTTGTTCGCTTCGAGCACCTCATCATCGTCAGGCGCGCCGAAAATGTAATCCCGCTGAAGCGCCTGCGTGTCGCGCATGAAGTCACCGTAGAGGACTGGCGCGGGCGAGCCTGAAGCGTTTGCGCCAAAAGCCACGCGGTGCGTCAGATAAGCGAGGTACCCTGTACGTTGAAACTCGAGAGAGAGGAAGAAGGCTGCCGAGACGTGAATTCTCTTCACCTCACGGCACTGTGCAGACGCGCCGCATGACTCGATCTCGTTGGTCCAGAAGGCGAGCCCAGCCGCATCGGGCTCGCGATTGAGAAAGTCCAGGTAGTGCTGGCGGACGAAGAAGGCTGAGCCGTCGATGACGTTACTAGCGGGCAAGCCAATATCGTTGTCGAGGATGGTGATCTCGGCCGTGTTCGGGCTTCCCAGTCCAACACCCGCGCCCGTCGGGTTCGAGAGTTGGAGGTGGATAATCTCGTCAATTTCGTCGCGCGTGTCGTTGACGAGCAGGAGGCGGAAGGTCTTCGAGGTTTCGCCCGGAGCGAAGGTGAGCGTGCCGAGCGCGATCTCGTAGTCACTC is a genomic window of Pyrinomonadaceae bacterium containing:
- a CDS encoding TIGR03118 family protein; the encoded protein is MREIRRAARRPYILIGLILAGSLTLMLSSSRLNRRVTAQQPDIPVIAPGSAYRLTTLVSDVPGYAPVLDPLLVNPWGISLTASSPFWVANNGTSTTQLIRGDQPSGAPVTLNPSPQTVTIPGGLPTGTVANPVATEFVLPGPCASAPCGANFLFASITGNITGWDPNAPAASSVTAVTAASHPGHVYTGLAYANNGSGNFLYAADFANGKIDVFNTSFALQPAASFPFADPTIPATMGNTFHPFNIQAIGGSLYVAYAKVGPDGFDEAGVGNGFVRRFNANGVRDLTFGINNGALNSPWGVTVAPASFGIFGGALLVGNFGEGNPSIHAYNPTTGAFLGTLQDESGNGIVIDELWDLKFGNGGSGGNVDTLYFAAGIGEEQHGVFGKLNPTTASATSLIQFADTEFAIDEGSGHIDVTVTRTGDVSGTATINYNTFDFFAAPSPTPTPSPTPTPAPDINANQKSDYEIALGTLTFAPGETSKTFRLLLVNDTRDEIDEIIHLQLSNPTGAGVGLGSPNTAEITILDNDIGLPASNVIDGSAFFVRQHYLDFLNREPDAAGLAFWTNEIESCGASAQCREVKRIHVSAAFFLSLEFQRTGYLAYLTHRVAFGANASGSPAPVLYGDFMRDTQALQRDYIFGAPDDDEVLEANKVAYFNQFVTRPQFVAAYPSTLTNEQYVDNLLASAGLSPSQVRLFVLQMTNAQEPGTVTPTTTTGAARPISSGTARLQFNSAQTALTVTGTVNNIDFTGAQTADTNDNLTAAHIHAGAAVAPGVNGPVVWGFIGTPFNDNNPNDAVVTPFAPGVGGTFRGKWDAPEGNTTTLAAQLSNLREGRAYLNFHTTQFPGGEIRGNFPAADAFRNSLVAGLNGATLTRAQVLRAVAEAEEMQTREFNTAFVAMQYFGYLRRDPDTAGFNFWLNKLNSFNGDFIKAEMVKAFISSAEYRQRFGPS